One segment of Neobacillus endophyticus DNA contains the following:
- a CDS encoding HAD hydrolase family protein codes for MGNAITELKELAKEATETNDNDGVAKTLDSLFNGLR; via the coding sequence ATGGGAAATGCCATAACAGAACTAAAAGAATTAGCTAAAGAAGCAACTGAGACCAATGATAACGATGGAGTGGCAAAAACTTTGGATTCCTTATTCAACGGGTTGCGTTAG
- a CDS encoding carboxymuconolactone decarboxylase family protein, whose protein sequence is MENPNDLYKGDDVLYRNSYLKRINELIKMAPAPSKAFLAFEKEAFVSGLISTKTKELIAIAVAHTTGCPYCIDVHVNKYKKYGGTMVEVMEAIIVASAVKAGAALSHGVNALNAYEKNNML, encoded by the coding sequence ATGGAAAATCCAAACGACCTTTACAAAGGTGATGATGTTCTTTATCGAAATTCTTATTTAAAACGAATTAATGAGCTGATAAAAATGGCACCAGCACCCTCAAAAGCCTTCTTAGCATTTGAGAAGGAAGCGTTTGTATCTGGATTAATATCAACAAAAACAAAGGAACTTATTGCGATTGCGGTGGCTCATACGACTGGTTGCCCCTATTGTATTGATGTTCATGTGAACAAATATAAGAAATATGGGGGAACTATGGTTGAGGTTATGGAGGCAATTATCGTTGCATCTGCAGTAAAAGCTGGAGCAGCCTTGAGTCATGGTGTAAATGCCTTAAATGCGTATGAGAAAAACAATATGCTATAA
- a CDS encoding Crp/Fnr family transcriptional regulator, protein MISKLNQVIKCFPCLSSIEAKEWNRTDISIVQVPTTPVAFAKGHRLHHAIFILDGCVRIYRVGENGREITLYRVHSGGVCLMMVASVLGDLEYEAYAAIESDVEALIIPAETFRNWIHTYDSLSRFIYGLFIRKMSTVTQLVEEIAFKGIDDRIADYLIKHTSQYSDEIIITHERLSIELGTAREVVSRTLKQFEKEGFLTLHRGKIINIQRKDLQQKFSRFL, encoded by the coding sequence ATGATCAGTAAACTAAATCAAGTTATAAAATGTTTCCCTTGCCTGTCCTCTATTGAAGCTAAGGAATGGAATAGAACAGATATTTCTATAGTGCAAGTTCCAACCACTCCTGTAGCTTTTGCAAAGGGGCATCGCTTACACCATGCTATTTTTATTTTGGATGGCTGTGTACGTATTTATAGGGTTGGAGAAAATGGTAGGGAGATTACCCTTTATCGGGTGCATAGCGGCGGCGTTTGTCTAATGATGGTAGCTAGCGTATTAGGTGATTTAGAATATGAGGCTTATGCCGCAATCGAAAGTGATGTTGAAGCCTTAATCATTCCAGCCGAAACTTTTCGGAACTGGATACATACATATGATTCGTTAAGCAGATTTATATACGGATTATTTATTCGTAAAATGTCAACTGTGACTCAGCTTGTAGAAGAGATTGCTTTTAAAGGGATAGACGATCGGATTGCAGATTATCTCATTAAACATACCTCTCAGTATTCCGACGAAATAATCATAACCCACGAGAGGTTGTCTATCGAGTTAGGGACAGCAAGGGAAGTTGTTAGCCGAACACTAAAGCAGTTTGAGAAGGAGGGATTTCTTACTTTACATCGTGGGAAAATCATAAACATCCAACGAAAGGATTTACAACAAAAATTCAGCCGTTTTCTGTGA